The genomic segment GGCCTGGGCCACGACCTCGTACCTCTGGCCGGCGGCCGGGCGACCGCACGCTTCCAGCGCCGACGCGCGGGCCGGCTCGGCGATCTGCTCGATCAGCCGCGCCGTGTCCCCCTCGGCGAGAGCGCGGACGTGGTCGTCGATGGCCGCCTGCAGATCCGGGGCGACGACCGCCGGGTCGAAGACCGAGTGCAGGGCGACGAGATCGCGGCTGGGGTCGGCGGCGCCGGTGTCGAACGCGCGGCCCGGTGCGGCCTCGTCACCGGTCACACCACCGGCCCGGGTCAGCGCCTCGCCGAGAACACCCTCCCAGGCGGCGGTCCGTCGTCGCGCCTGCTCGTCGGTGAGCAGTCGGACCAGGACGGCGGCGCCGGCGGCGACGTGGCGGCGCTCCTCGGCGATGCACCGCTCGAGGATGCGCCGGGTGGGCGGCTCGTACACCGGGTTGGCTACGGCCAGGTGCGCCTGGTAGGTGGCGAGCAGGTGCGGCTTGAGTACCCGGTACACGCCGACCACTCGTTCCAGCGATTCCGTGGGACCGTCCCGGGCCTCCAGCCGGTCCAGGACCTGAACGACCTGGTCGTTGGCCGGCTCCGACTGCTGCGCGGCAGCCCGCAGCTCGGGCAGCCGGCGGCCCCAGAGGTCCGCATGCTGCGCGCAGTCCCAGACGTGGCGGCCGAACAGGACCTTCACCGGCAGCTCGGGGGTGAGCGCGATCCACCCGCCGAGCATCCGCATCACCCGTTCCTCGACGTAGCGATAGTGGCGAACCCGCCGCGCGGACGCCTCGACAGAGAAGGCGCCGGCCAGCGGATGCGCGCTCACCAAGGCACCATCCGCAACCGGTCAGTAGACGGGCGAGCGCTGGGTGCTACGGACGAGGCGGTCGATTTCTTCGGCGGTGAAGCCGGCCAGGAGGCGCGCGTCCCTGGCGATGGAGATCGCGACGTCGTCGTGGTGCCCGTCCCGGCGCAGGCCGCCCAGGTTGAAGCGCTCGTCGATGGACTCCTGGAACTCCACGGCCCGGCGGCGGCGCTCGGGATCGTCCCTGGTGAGCTCGTTGAGCCACTTGGAGCCCATGCGCACGTGGGTGATCTCATCGGCCAGGACGTAGTCCACGGCCCGCTCGACGATGGGGTCGCCGATCTTGCGTGCGACGTGTACCAGTTGGGTGAAGACGTCGCAGGCCAGCCCCTCCAGCCCCCGGTTCACCCCGGCCACCCGGGCGGCGGCGTCCTCGGCGCCGGCGCACCGCCAGAGGATCGTCGACTCGGGGAACTCCCCGACGTACCCGCCCAGGTGCTCGAGCAGGCCCAGGTAGATCTCCACGTGGCGGGACTCATCCCAGACCTGACGCGCCATGTCCATGGTGAACTCCCACGGCGCATCGGGAAAATCGCACACCGTGCGGCCGGCACCTTCCATGGCCTGTAGCTCGCCGACCAGGATTCCGTGGAGACGCTCTCGAATGGAGTCTCGGCTGGCCAGATCGGCCATCGGGGGCAGGCCCTGGGCGAGCCTGAGCGCGCCCACCTCGCGGGCCCGCGCGCGCACGAAACGGTCCTCGCGGGCCAGCCTGTCGTACGCGATCGGCCGCTCCATCATCCGGTATTATACGCGTCCCGCGCGGGCGGGCCCGAGGCCCGGGGGGATCACGTGTAGCTCAGAGACCGTGAGGTCACCCTCTCAAGCGCGGGACTGCTGGGACTGGCTCCGCCACTTGTCGATGGATTTCTTCGAGAAGACCCAGGTGCCGTTCATTTCCAGGCACGGGATCCGGCGCTGGCTAGCCAGGAGGGTCAGCGCCGCCTCGTCGATGTCGAGGTACACGCAGACCTCTTTGATGGTCATGACGTCCTTGGGTGTCACCGATGCGTCCCCCCCTCCTTGACTCATTCGAACCGTTCAGATTCAGCCGTCCTCCGCAGGGAGTCGACCTCCGCTTCGAGGACCCGC from the Candidatus Methylomirabilota bacterium genome contains:
- a CDS encoding DUF455 family protein — encoded protein: MMERPIAYDRLAREDRFVRARAREVGALRLAQGLPPMADLASRDSIRERLHGILVGELQAMEGAGRTVCDFPDAPWEFTMDMARQVWDESRHVEIYLGLLEHLGGYVGEFPESTILWRCAGAEDAAARVAGVNRGLEGLACDVFTQLVHVARKIGDPIVERAVDYVLADEITHVRMGSKWLNELTRDDPERRRRAVEFQESIDERFNLGGLRRDGHHDDVAISIARDARLLAGFTAEEIDRLVRSTQRSPVY
- a CDS encoding helix-turn-helix domain-containing protein encodes the protein MTPKDVMTIKEVCVYLDIDEAALTLLASQRRIPCLEMNGTWVFSKKSIDKWRSQSQQSRA